In a genomic window of Streptomyces sp. NBC_01231:
- a CDS encoding SRPBCC family protein: MSTLKEAVEVAVPIHTAYNQWTQFEEFPRFMEGVEEVSQLDDTHNHWTTKIGGVRREFDTEIVDQLADEKIAWRTTGGDVKQMGMVRFQSVDNLHTRVELIMDIETSGPAEKAADMLGVMDRRVKGDMRRFKEFIEARGGESGAWRGRVTPG, from the coding sequence ATGAGCACACTGAAGGAAGCGGTCGAGGTCGCCGTTCCGATCCATACCGCGTACAACCAGTGGACACAGTTCGAGGAGTTCCCGAGGTTCATGGAGGGCGTCGAGGAGGTGAGTCAGCTCGACGACACCCACAACCACTGGACCACCAAGATCGGCGGCGTGCGGCGGGAGTTCGACACGGAGATCGTGGACCAGCTCGCGGACGAGAAGATCGCCTGGCGCACGACCGGCGGCGACGTCAAGCAGATGGGCATGGTGCGCTTCCAGAGCGTGGACAACCTGCACACGCGCGTGGAACTCATCATGGACATCGAAACGAGCGGGCCGGCGGAGAAGGCCGCCGACATGCTCGGAGTGATGGACCGGCGGGTCAAGGGCGACATGCGGCGCTTCAAGGAGTTCATCGAAGCCCGCGGTGGTGAGTCCGGTGCGTGGCGCGGCCGTGTCACTCCGGGATGA